GAAGCATACGGGAAGGGGCGCAGAGCTCCGTGCTCTCTCCAGCACTCCACCCCCCAGGCATCTCCATAGGTTCAGCTACCCAGAACCTGCTTCTGAACccagtccttttgggtttttatggaggcttcattatggAGGCATGAGTGATCAAATCATTGGCCATTCATGACCAACTTAACCTTCCGTTCATCTCCCTTTCCTGGAGGCTGGGGGGATGGGACTGAAAGTTCTAACTCTAgaatcctgccttggtctttctggtgacctgTCCCCATTCTGAAGCTATCTAGTGGCCCCCAGCCATCAGTCATCTCAAAtagcatacaaaagacactcTTACCACCCAGGAGATTCCAAGGTTTTAGGAACTGTGTGGCAGGAACCAGGGGCAgagacaaaatataaattttttattatatcactATATCACAGCATCTGatagggatgcaccaccacaatGCTTCCCAAACTTTAATTTGGGTAGGAATCACCTGGGATCctgttgaaatgcagattctggctCAGTAGTTGGGACAGAGCCTTAGATGCTGATACTGCTGGTTGGGGACTCACACCTTGAATGGTCAGACACAAGAATAATTGTCTTGTGCAGTCTCTTTAAACTGATTCCAGAATTCTAACATAAAAGAACTGGGAAAAGTTGAAACTAATGGAGGAAActttctaggatttttattttttataacgtTTGGTTTTATTAAGAACAGAAGTTTCGGtagagcacggtggctcacacctgtaaacccagcactctgggaggatcacatgagcccaggagttcggaaccagcctgggcaacatggtgaaaccccatctctataaaaaatacaaaaaaaattagccaggtgtggtggcacgggcctgtagtcccggctactctggaggctgaggtgggaggttcgtaagcccgggaggtggaggttgcggtgatccaccacactccagcctcggtaatagagtgagaccctgtttcaaaacaaacaaacaaaacaacacaacataagttttcctttttaagtGCATGTGACCACCACTGTAGGTTGGCTCTGCTTACTCCTATGACCAATCCTCTTCTCCCTCGTCTGTCTGACACAGAGGCTGCTAAGGCTCCAATGCCtactttctcagcctcccttgctGCTCAGGATGAAATACGTAGAGCTGGAGAGGAGACATGGTGAGTCCTTGTGTCCTGCCTTAAATGATAATGTGATGGCCATTATCTGGATTCTTCATGGAATTTCAGCAGTTCCAAGGTGCCAGGCCAGTATCTGGGATTCTCTTAGCCTTTTGCTTTTTCCCCTGGGAGTCAGACAGCTGCTGCAACTCGGTCAAAACAAACCTCTCTGAATACCACCAAAAATCGGGTCAGTTTCACGTCTCCTtgatcataatttttttctgcagTTGGTTTGTTTGAATCagaattatattacatttttggTCATTTTAAACACTACTGAACATCTTAAactctagacttttttttttttttttgagaccaagtttcactcttgttgcccaggttggagtgcgatggcctgatctcggctcactgcaacctcggcctctcaggttcaagcgattctcctgcctcagcctcctgagtagctgggattacaggcatgcgccactatacctggctaattttgtacttttagtagagacgcagtttctccatgttggtcaggctggtctcgaacttctgacctcaggtgatccgcccacctaggcctccccaagtgctggaattacaggtgtgagccacagcacccagccctagACTTCTTTTtatgagataaaaaaaaatccctgtttaAGCCAGCCTTACTAGAGTTTTATGATCCTTGCATTCAAACTGTAATACAGTATGCAGTTTTTcacaaatttcttcttctttttttgttttacaggcagggtcttgctatgttgtccaggctggtctcaaacccctggcctcaagtgatcctcccgcctcagcctcccaaagtgctgggattacaagcatgtgccaccacatccagacagaatgcaatttttaaatttaatgttgaTGTTCTCTCATTAGCAAACTGATATACACTGCTTacagaaatctaaaaatatttaaaaggtagaAATGGGGGAAAAATTAGAGCCCCAGTCACCAAAGTACTCTtaacattttgacatattttcttcCACTGTTGTGCAGTTGTGATAATATGGTACAACAAATTTGTGTCCTGTTTTGTTTACCATTAAAATAAACACCTTAAGGATTTCtgtttggaatgatgaaaatattctaaaatttattgtggGAATGATTGCATaactctatgaatatactaaaaataattgaattgtaACTCTCAGTAGGTGAATTGTACGgcatataaattatttatctctctctatatacatatgttttaagagacagggcccaggctggagttaagtagtgtgatcacagctcactgcatccttgaactcctgcactcaagcaattccacaataaagctattaaaaaaaattttttttaaataagcattttcaggctgggcatggtggctcatgcctgtaatcccagaactttgggaggctgaggcgggtggatcacgagcctaggctgttgcccaggctggagtgcagtggcacaatctctgctcactgcaacctccgcctcctgggttcaagtgattctcttgcctcagcctccgagtagctgggactacaggcatgtgccaccatgcccagctaattttttgtatttttagtagaggcagggtttcaccatgttggccaggccagtctcaaactctcgacctcaagtgatccacccaccttggcctcccaaagtgctgggattgcaggcttgagccaccatgcccagcctctggtGCTTTTTTGTACCTAGAATTAGCTCCTCCAATATTGTGCCAAAGTGTAACATTGcttaagcatttattgagtacttgctaCAAGTCAGGTGTGGACCACACTAAGTACATTATGCACATTATTTCCTCAAATTCGTAATCACCCTAAGAGGCCTATTCTACCCTTGAAAGTTGAAACTAAAAATCAGGGAGGACAACTAACTCACCCGAGGTCACAGGGCCGATAAAGAGAGGAGCCTGGTGCCTACACAGCTCTGCCTGGTCCCTGAGGCCATAGTTATTAcattcctttgtcagatggtaaTTTTTTAGAGCCTTCCTAAGTTTCAAAGGCAAAAATGCTATCCTCTTCTAAATTGTTTCCATGATGTTGGACACTTCTTTGTGTTTGCTAAACTAGACACATTTCTCTGCTGTAAATTAGCTGTTTCCCAGAGTTGGCTATACAATTGGAAGAGTGAATAAAATGCGACCTATGGCTTGTCACCAtagttagaaagaaaaatgtcagacaGTTTCCTTGTTTGACACCTGCTCAAATATGGAAGCACCTTTAATGAGAGCTGACATGACTTGGGGGATTTCCTAACCATCGTGCTCTTAGCACAGGTGCCTCGTTCTCCCATTGGTTCCTTCCACCTGGCTGAGCCCAGATCCCAATCTGTGAGAGCAGCACAGTGCAAGGGAAGGCTCCCTGCAAGGGAGGGCTGCGGGCTAGGCTTGCCCTTCAGGGTACTTTTTTGGTTCTttcctgaagcaggaggactcGCTTGGAGTATTGCTTTGCTCCTAAGTTACTTAACCAAACAGCGACTTATTTTCCACAGTTATGTAGACAAACACCACGATGATGAAAATACCAAGCACAGCAAGCTTCAAGCCCACTGGGAAACCTTCTTCTTTCCAGCTCTCAATAGTCTGGTCTTCCGCGCAGTAGCCTCTCTCTTTGGTGATAGTCCCATATGTGATTCTGGTGCTTGGTGCTTTTGCAGCCCACCTGTGAAAACATCAGCGGCTGTTAGGATTGGACAGCTCCGGTGTACCTGAACACCCCCTTAAAGTATGTCTTGAAGCCCAAGGGTGCAGTCATGGTGGGGATTTAGAGATAGCCTCTCCTCACTAAAAACCTATgctaatttcttctcttttttttttttttcttttttttttgagacagagtcttagtctgttgtcaggctggagtgcagtggtacaatcacagctcactgcagcctcaacctcctgggttcaagacatcctcccacctcagcctcttgagtagcttggaccacaggtacatgccaccacacccagctaattaaaaaaaaaaaaaaatgtgtaggccaggtgcggtggttcacgcctgtaattccagcactttgggaggccaaggcaggcagactgcttgagccccggagtttgaaaccctgtctctacaaaacatataaaagttagctgagaatgagccgggtgcggtgcctcacacctgtaatcccagaattttgggaggccgaggtgggtggatcacgaggtcaggagttcgagaccagcttggccaacatggtgaaaccccgactctactaaaaacacaaaaattagccaggtgtggtggcgcacggctgtaatcccagctactcaggaggctgaggcaggagaattgctggaacccaggaggcggaggttgcagtgagctgagactgtgccactgcactccagcctggacaacaagagtgaaactccatctaaaaaaaaaaaaaaattagctgggcatggaggctgagatgggagaatcagttgagcccaggagttcgaggccgcagtgagctatgactgtgccactgcactccagcctggataacagaatgagaccctgactccaaaaaaattaaaaaataattttttttgtagagacaaggtctcaccatgttgcccaggctggtctcaaacttctgggctcaaaggatcctcccacctcagcctcccaaagtgctgggattacggcgtgagccactgtgcccagtctctaATTTCAACAAGTGATATTAACAGCGTATTGGGGGATGTGAGGTCTCTCAAATcccacaaagcatttcttcattgTTTCTGCCCACTTGTGTAGCACTTCTCAATGCCGGCATAAAGCCTGACTTGCCACAGGCCTTGCAGATCCCCAAGTCCCCGCTGGGAAATTGTATAAATGGATGGGAAGCCTCAGTACTCAGGccctctccttcttcccttctcagGTACAAACACCACCTTTCAGGGTGGAGACGAGAAGTGCCTTTGCAATCTGCTTATTTTGCACTTAAAAGGGCAAGAGcactttctgaaattttttagCATGAGCCTTATGTTTCCACTAGTCTAATTCTGCAAAACCTTCTGAAGTTTATTCAGAAGTTATGAAGCTCTCCAGAAAGCTTTACTTTCTGACTAATACAATTGCCTGTCTTGAGCTTTTAGTTGAACTACGtactctttttattcctttttaaaaattgatacataatagatttACATGTTTTGGggtatatgtaattttatattacatatatattttttgagacagggtctaactctgtcgcccaggctggaatgctcaCTGcattgtagccttgaactcctggtctcaactAATCCTTCTGCATCAGCcacccaggtaactgggactgtagccacataccaccatgcctggctaatttttaaatttttctgtagagacaaggtctcactattttgcttaggctgatctcaaactcctggcctcaagtgatccttctacctcagcctcccaaagtgctgggattacaggcatgagccaccatgcctagccaacaTGTGCTATTCTGTTACCTTCATATaatgtgtaaagatcaaatcagggcAATTGGGATATCCaccaccttaaatatttatcttctctTTATGCTAGGAATGtttaaattattctcttctagctattttgaagtgTTCATGGGTTATTGTTAACTAAAGCCACTCTACTGACCTATTGAACCCTAGGTCTTATTTCTCCTATTTAACTGTATATTTATatcctttctatttatttatttatttttttttgaggcagagtctcgctctgttacccagactggagtgcagtggcaccatctcggctcacagcaacctccgcctccctggttcaagcaattcccttgcctcagcctcccgagtacctgggattacaggtgcatgccaccacgtctggctaattttttttgtatttttagtagagatggggtttcaccatgttggccagactggtctcgaactcctgacctcaggcagcccacctgcctcagccccctaaagtactgggattacaggcaagagccaccgcgcccacccttatatccttttaaatttttttttttttttttttttttttttttttgcctcttgcCCATCTTCCAAGACgcaaatagaaagaaatgtttcCAAATGGCTACATGTCAGGAGACTTGGGTTGTGATCTCAGTCCACTGTGACTTTTGCCCTGTCCTCCCAGTTCTCCTGGGCctatttccttatctctaaatatGAGCAATGAACTAGAAACTTTGGCTTTGAAATTGTTGGATATTACAAATCTTTCTCCTTTCTCGACAGATTATTTTCAGGCTAAACCCTTCACATAAATCTGAACGATGAGTTTTTCCAGAGTTACAGGATGCAATATCAATTTCCACATATGCTAAAAAACATCATTACCTTCTTCCCTTGGAAGGCTTATAATCCAAGCAATAGGTATCTACAGCTTCGGGTTTAGTGGTGGAAGCCTCGGGCCActgataaacagaaagaaaagttcaAGAGGAATTTGTTTCCAATGTCTTGTACAAATGACCTCGGTTTTTATTCTAGAAAAAGTCAGTTCGgttttcttatttagaaaaaatcTAGATAAAGTAGCTTGATACTTTATAATACAAACTTGTTTGTCTTTATTCAAGAATTAGCAAAAACATCCAAGTTCCATGGAGTAATATTTTACTTCAGTGACTCATGAGAACAATACACATACAAGGGACTAGGGCCACGTGATGAGAACAGCACTCTGTTCTTAAATATCAACTctattttgcttctttatttgtACTTTATTGCTTGGAGCTCTTTCTTATGAGCATGCATCATTTTCTACAAAGAATAAAGTAATTTTAACAAAACAAGTTGACTATGAACAAGGACtagaaaataatttaggaaaatgAAATGTTACTTTGTAAAAGAAGTAGGAGCAATTGTGGAGGACTCTCAGGAATGTGAAGATGGGATGTCAGATGATGTTGCTAATTCTATTGATCAAGCACTAAGCTCCATTTACCCATTAACTCACGGAGGCCTCCCAGTGAGCGCCACCTGCGAGGGAACACTCCACCCCTATCTAGTAAGCACGATTCTGTTTTGGAAATGAGTCTGagacagaaaggttaagtaacttgctagAGGCTCCACAGTATTATTATCAGTGCTTGGACCACTGCACTAGACTTCTCTCTACCCTtcagtttctaaaaataatttccccGTGTAGGAAATCTTTATTACTCTCATCCACTTAGATCACTCTTCTATGCTATATTTCTTCAGCcctaatatatacattttgtactgtagtgttttgtttgtttgtttttggagacagagtcacccaggctggagtgcagtggcacgatcttggctaactgtaacctctgcctcctgggttcaagcaattctcctgcctcagccttctgagtagcagagattacaggcacgctccaccacacctggctaatttttgtgtaatatttttagtagagacagggttttgtcctgttgggtaggctggtctcgaactcttggactcaagcaatctacccgcctcagcctcccaaaatgctgggattacaggtgtgagccattgtgcccagcccttatgttttatttattcatctaacaAACATTTGTTGCATGCTGCTGAGTGCCAGGCCTGACGCCGGCTGTGAAGATTTCAGAAGGGCTTGCCAAACCGTCCCTGTCCAAAACAGCTCACTACCAAGCATGGCTATTTTGTAAGTGTTCTGCACTGGCTTCCTTCTTCCCTAATCAGACCATCTGTTGGATCTCATGGAGCTGTCTCCTATTTCTCTTTAATCAAGCCACAGCATCT
The genomic region above belongs to Piliocolobus tephrosceles isolate RC106 chromosome 1, ASM277652v3, whole genome shotgun sequence and contains:
- the LEMD1 gene encoding LEM domain-containing protein 1 isoform X1 — translated: MVDVKCLSDCKLQNQLEKLGFSPGPILPSTRKLYEKKLVQLLVSPPCAPPVMNGPRELDGAQDSDDSEELNIILQGNIILSTEKSKKLKKWPEASTTKPEAVDTYCLDYKPSKGRRWAAKAPSTRITYGTITKERGYCAEDQTIESWKEEGFPVGLKLAVLGIFIIVVFVYITVENKSLFG
- the LEMD1 gene encoding LEM domain-containing protein 1 isoform X2 produces the protein MVDVKCLSDCKLQNQLEKLGFSPGPILQLNIILQGNIILSTEKSKKLKKWPEASTTKPEAVDTYCLDYKPSKGRRWAAKAPSTRITYGTITKERGYCAEDQTIESWKEEGFPVGLKLAVLGIFIIVVFVYITVENKSLFG
- the LEMD1 gene encoding LEM domain-containing protein 1 isoform X4, encoding MVDVKCLSDCKLQNQLEKLGFSPGPILRGLQKHQAPESHMGLSPKREATARKTRLLRAGKKKVSQWA